One Methylobacterium oryzae DNA window includes the following coding sequences:
- the ilvD gene encoding dihydroxy-acid dehydratase gives MPAYRSRTTTHGRNMAGARGLWRATGMKDSDFGKPIIAVVNSFTQFVPGHVHLKDLGQLVAREIEAAGGVAKEFNTIAVDDGIAMGHDGMLYSLPSRELIADSVEYMVNAHCADAIVCISNCDKITPGMLMATLRLNIPTVFVSGGPMEAGKVQLPGIARKVDLVDAMIAAADDRISDEDVAVIERSACPTCGSCSGMFTANSMNCLTEALGLALPGNGSVLATHADRKRLFVEAGHLIVDLARRHYEQDDASVLPRAVASFQAFENAMTLDIAMGGSTNTVLHLLAAAHEGEVPFTMADIDRLSRRVPVLCKVAPAVANVHMEDVHRAGGIMGILGELDRAGLIDTGVGNVSAGTLGGALARWDVRGEPAASVQTFYRAAPGGVPTQVAFSQESRFDALDLDREGGVIRDAAHAYSQDGGLAVLYGNLAEQGCIVKTAGVDASILTFTGTARVFESQDAAVDGILNGKVTAGEVVLIRYEGPRGGPGMQEMLYPTSYLKSKGLGKACALVTDGRFSGGSSGLSIGHVSPEAAEGGLIGLVRDGDRIAIDIPNRRIHLDVETAELDQRRAAQEAAGWQPAKPRKRKVSTALRAYAMLTTSAAHGAVRRV, from the coding sequence ATGCCTGCCTATCGCTCACGCACCACCACCCACGGCCGCAACATGGCCGGTGCCCGCGGCCTCTGGCGCGCCACCGGCATGAAGGATTCGGATTTCGGCAAGCCGATCATCGCGGTGGTGAACTCTTTCACGCAGTTCGTGCCGGGCCACGTTCACCTCAAGGACCTCGGCCAGCTCGTCGCCCGGGAGATCGAGGCGGCCGGCGGCGTCGCCAAGGAGTTCAACACCATCGCGGTCGATGACGGGATCGCGATGGGCCACGATGGGATGCTGTACTCGCTGCCGTCCCGCGAGCTGATCGCCGATTCCGTCGAGTACATGGTCAACGCGCACTGCGCCGACGCGATTGTGTGCATCTCGAACTGCGACAAGATCACCCCCGGCATGCTGATGGCGACGCTGCGCCTCAACATCCCGACCGTCTTCGTCTCGGGCGGTCCGATGGAGGCCGGCAAGGTCCAGCTGCCGGGCATCGCCAGGAAGGTCGACCTCGTCGACGCGATGATCGCGGCGGCCGACGACAGGATCTCCGACGAGGACGTCGCCGTCATCGAGCGCTCCGCCTGCCCGACCTGCGGCTCCTGCTCGGGCATGTTCACGGCGAACTCGATGAACTGCCTCACCGAGGCGCTGGGTCTGGCGCTGCCGGGCAACGGCTCGGTGCTCGCCACCCACGCCGACCGCAAGCGCCTCTTCGTCGAGGCCGGCCACCTGATCGTCGATCTGGCCCGCCGCCACTACGAGCAGGACGACGCCAGCGTGCTGCCGCGCGCGGTCGCGAGCTTCCAGGCGTTCGAGAACGCCATGACCCTCGACATCGCCATGGGCGGCTCGACCAACACGGTGTTGCACCTGCTGGCCGCCGCCCACGAAGGCGAGGTGCCCTTCACCATGGCCGACATCGACCGGCTGTCCCGGCGGGTGCCGGTGCTGTGCAAGGTCGCCCCGGCGGTGGCCAACGTCCACATGGAGGACGTCCACCGGGCGGGCGGCATCATGGGGATCCTGGGCGAGCTCGACCGGGCCGGCCTGATCGACACCGGCGTCGGCAACGTCTCGGCCGGAACGCTCGGCGGGGCGCTCGCCCGCTGGGACGTGCGCGGCGAACCGGCCGCCTCGGTCCAGACCTTCTACCGCGCGGCCCCGGGCGGCGTGCCGACCCAGGTGGCGTTCAGCCAGGAATCGCGCTTCGACGCACTCGACCTCGACCGGGAGGGCGGCGTCATCCGCGACGCGGCGCACGCCTACTCGCAGGATGGCGGCCTCGCCGTGCTCTACGGCAATCTCGCCGAGCAGGGCTGCATCGTGAAGACCGCGGGCGTCGACGCCTCGATCCTGACCTTCACGGGCACCGCCCGCGTGTTCGAGAGCCAGGACGCGGCCGTCGACGGCATCCTCAACGGCAAGGTCACGGCCGGCGAGGTGGTGCTGATCCGCTACGAGGGCCCCCGCGGCGGCCCCGGCATGCAGGAGATGCTGTACCCGACGAGCTACCTGAAATCGAAGGGACTGGGTAAGGCCTGCGCCCTCGTCACCGACGGACGATTCTCCGGCGGGTCGTCGGGCCTGTCCATCGGGCACGTCTCGCCCGAGGCGGCCGAGGGCGGCCTCATCGGCCTCGTGCGGGACGGCGACCGGATCGCCATCGACATCCCGAACCGGCGCATCCACCTCGATGTCGAGACGGCGGAGCTCGACCAGCGGCGGGCCGCTCAGGAGGCGGCGGGCTGGCAGCCGGCGAAGCCGCGCAAGCGAAAGGTGAGCACGGCCCTGCGCGCCTACGCCATGCTCACGACGAGCGCGGCGCACGGCGCGGTGCGCCGGGTCTGA
- a CDS encoding organic hydroperoxide resistance protein, translated as MPVDVKYRTTATATGGRDGAARTADGSFEVKLSTPKELGGAGGPGANPEQLFASGYSACFLGAMKAVAPSLQLKVPAETTVTADVGIGPRSEGGFGITADLTISLPGLDRVDAQKLVDAAHQVCPYSNATRGNVNVGLKLA; from the coding sequence ATGCCCGTAGACGTGAAGTACCGTACCACCGCCACGGCCACCGGCGGCCGCGACGGCGCCGCCCGGACTGCCGACGGCAGCTTCGAGGTCAAGCTCTCGACCCCGAAGGAGCTCGGCGGCGCGGGTGGTCCGGGCGCGAACCCGGAGCAGCTCTTCGCGTCCGGCTACTCGGCCTGCTTCCTCGGCGCCATGAAGGCCGTCGCGCCGTCGCTGCAGCTGAAGGTTCCGGCCGAGACCACCGTGACCGCCGACGTCGGAATCGGCCCGCGTTCCGAGGGCGGCTTCGGCATCACCGCCGACCTGACCATCAGCCTCCCGGGCCTGGACCGCGTCGACGCGCAGAAGCTCGTCGACGCCGCCCATCAGGTCTGCCCGTACTCCAACGCGACCCGCGGCAACGTCAACGTCGGCCTGAAGCTGGCCTGA
- the ade gene encoding adenine deaminase: MTQVDFLRRAIAQGQGQAEADLVLKGGRFLDLVTGDLVASDIAICGDRIVGTFGQYRGAREIDASGKIVVPGFIDTHFHVESSLMPPQEYERCVLPHGVTTGICDPHEMANVLGTDAFTWFLRSSETLAMDLRVQLSSCVPATDHLETSGARIEAQDLLPFATHPKVIGLAEFMNFPGVLAGDPGVLDKLAVFQGRHIDGHAPLLRGLGLNGYIAAGIRTEHEATSPEEAREKLSKGMTVLIREGSVCKDLHALAPILTERTAPFLAFCTDDRNPLDIAEEGHLDFVIRTAIALGVPPLAAYRAASWSAAHAFGLHDRGLVAPGQRADLVVLDDLAACAVSQVLSAGRPVGAALFDARASIEPIGRRSVRARHVTAADFAAPGSGPSTPVIGVVPGKIITLRHDLTLPYSGGERRIDLDQDVIKVAVVERHGRTQPGARGVGVAFVKGFGLKRGAIASSVGHDSHNITVVGADDADMAVAVNRLGAIEGGFVVVEGGRVLAEIALPIAGLMSLMPFDAIRRSLVTLRDAARSLEVVLPEPFLQVAFLPLPVIPHLKITDRGLVDVDRFALIDP; encoded by the coding sequence ATGACACAGGTGGATTTCCTCCGGCGCGCGATCGCGCAGGGTCAGGGCCAGGCCGAGGCCGATCTGGTCCTGAAGGGCGGCCGCTTCCTCGACCTCGTCACCGGCGACCTCGTCGCCTCCGACATCGCGATCTGCGGCGACCGGATCGTCGGGACCTTCGGGCAGTATCGCGGCGCCCGGGAGATCGACGCGTCCGGGAAGATCGTGGTGCCGGGCTTCATCGACACGCATTTCCACGTCGAGTCGTCGCTGATGCCGCCGCAGGAATACGAGCGGTGCGTCCTGCCGCACGGCGTCACCACCGGGATCTGCGACCCGCACGAGATGGCCAACGTGCTCGGCACCGACGCCTTCACGTGGTTCCTCAGATCCTCCGAGACGCTGGCGATGGATCTGCGGGTGCAGCTCTCGTCCTGCGTGCCGGCCACCGACCACCTGGAGACCTCGGGCGCCCGGATCGAGGCGCAGGATCTCCTGCCCTTCGCGACGCACCCGAAGGTGATCGGCCTCGCCGAGTTCATGAACTTCCCGGGTGTTCTGGCGGGCGACCCGGGCGTGCTGGACAAGCTCGCGGTCTTCCAGGGGCGGCACATCGACGGGCACGCGCCGCTCCTGCGCGGCCTCGGCCTCAATGGCTACATCGCGGCGGGCATCCGCACCGAGCACGAGGCGACATCGCCCGAGGAGGCCCGCGAGAAGCTGTCGAAGGGCATGACCGTGCTGATCCGCGAGGGCTCGGTGTGCAAGGACCTGCACGCCCTCGCGCCGATCCTGACCGAGCGGACGGCGCCGTTCCTGGCCTTCTGCACCGACGACCGGAATCCCCTCGACATCGCCGAGGAGGGGCACCTCGACTTCGTCATCCGCACGGCCATCGCCCTCGGCGTGCCGCCGCTGGCCGCCTACCGGGCGGCCTCCTGGTCGGCGGCCCACGCCTTCGGGCTGCACGACCGGGGCCTCGTCGCGCCCGGCCAGCGCGCCGACCTCGTGGTGCTCGACGATCTCGCCGCCTGTGCCGTGTCGCAAGTCCTCAGCGCGGGCCGGCCGGTGGGCGCGGCGCTCTTCGACGCGCGCGCGTCGATCGAGCCGATCGGCCGCCGGAGCGTGCGGGCGCGGCACGTGACGGCCGCCGACTTCGCCGCTCCGGGCTCCGGGCCGTCGACGCCGGTGATCGGCGTCGTGCCCGGCAAGATCATCACCCTGCGGCACGACCTGACCCTGCCCTATTCCGGCGGCGAGCGCCGGATCGACCTCGACCAGGACGTCATCAAGGTCGCGGTGGTCGAGCGCCACGGCCGGACACAGCCGGGCGCGCGCGGCGTCGGCGTCGCGTTCGTGAAGGGGTTCGGCCTCAAGCGCGGCGCCATCGCCTCGTCGGTCGGGCACGACAGCCACAACATCACGGTGGTCGGGGCGGACGACGCCGACATGGCCGTGGCGGTGAACCGCCTCGGCGCGATCGAGGGCGGCTTCGTGGTGGTCGAGGGCGGCCGGGTGCTGGCCGAGATCGCGCTGCCGATCGCCGGGCTCATGAGTCTCATGCCGTTCGACGCCATCCGCCGGTCGCTCGTAACCTTGCGCGACGCGGCGCGAAGCCTGGAGGTCGTCCTTCCCGAACCCTTCCTGCAGGTGGCCTTCCTGCCCCTGCCGGTGATCCCCCACCTGAAGATCACCGATCGTGGGCTCGTCGATGTCGACCGCTTCGCGCTGATCGATCCTTGA
- the fcl gene encoding GDP-L-fucose synthase encodes MDGRGQTIFVAGHRGMVGSAIVRRLRELGHERILTADRRTLDLLDQAAVRRFFAENRIDQVYLAAARVGGIHANNTYPAEFIHENLLIQSNLIDAAHTHGVDRLLFLGSSCIYPKHAPQPMREDALLTGLLEPTNEPYAIAKIAGIKMCESYNRQYGRRYRSVMPTNLYGPNDNFHPENAHVLPALMRRFHEAKREGLAKVTVWGTGRAMREFLHVDDMARASVYVMEMDDAVYAANTRPDLSHINVGTGEDCTIRQLAEALARVIGYAGELAFDATKPDGTPRKLMDVSRLRAMGWRPEIALEDGLRQTYGWFLENHATLRS; translated from the coding sequence ATGGACGGTCGAGGTCAGACCATTTTCGTGGCGGGCCATCGCGGCATGGTGGGCTCGGCGATCGTGCGTCGCCTGCGTGAGCTCGGTCACGAGCGGATCCTCACGGCCGACCGCCGAACCCTCGACCTCCTCGATCAGGCCGCGGTCCGGCGCTTCTTCGCCGAGAACCGCATCGACCAGGTCTACCTCGCCGCCGCGCGCGTCGGCGGCATCCACGCCAACAACACCTACCCGGCCGAGTTCATCCACGAGAACCTGCTGATCCAGTCGAACCTGATCGACGCCGCGCACACGCACGGCGTCGACCGGCTGCTGTTCCTGGGCTCGTCCTGCATCTACCCGAAGCACGCGCCCCAACCGATGCGCGAGGACGCCCTGCTGACCGGGCTGCTCGAGCCGACCAACGAGCCCTACGCGATCGCCAAGATCGCGGGGATCAAGATGTGCGAGAGCTACAACCGCCAGTATGGGCGCCGCTATCGCAGCGTGATGCCGACGAACCTCTACGGCCCGAACGACAACTTCCATCCCGAGAACGCCCACGTGCTGCCGGCGCTGATGCGCCGCTTCCACGAGGCGAAGCGGGAGGGTCTGGCGAAGGTCACGGTCTGGGGCACCGGCCGGGCGATGCGCGAGTTCCTGCACGTCGACGACATGGCGCGGGCCAGCGTCTACGTGATGGAGATGGACGACGCGGTCTACGCCGCGAACACGCGCCCCGACCTGTCGCACATCAACGTCGGGACGGGTGAGGACTGCACCATCCGTCAGCTCGCCGAGGCGCTCGCGCGGGTGATCGGCTACGCGGGCGAGCTGGCGTTCGACGCGACCAAGCCGGACGGCACGCCGCGCAAGCTGATGGACGTGTCGCGGCTGCGGGCGATGGGCTGGCGGCCGGAGATCGCCCTCGAGGACGGCCTGCGCCAGACCTACGGCTGGTTCCTGGAGAACCACGCGACGCTGCGGAGCTGA
- a CDS encoding CaiB/BaiF CoA transferase family protein, with translation MSQNLPLRGLTVLALEQAVAAPYCTSRLADAGARVIKIERPEGDFARGYDAAVNGLASYFVWLNRGKESLVADIKDPADARLLHAILAQADVFVQNLAPGAAARAGFGSAELRARYPRLITVDISGYGAGNAYSDMKAYDLLVQAESGLTGITGHPAGPGRVGVSVCDVACGMDAHAAVLEALIARGITGQGCALEVSLFSGAADWMNVPLLYFEGTGKAPQRVGLAHPSICPYGAFPTADGSLVLISIQNEREWANFCAGVLREPELARAEGFASNNARVANRAAVDLRIGAALVRLTRDAAAARLKAAGTAYGFVNTLADLATHPALIRAEVRTPSGPARIVAPPVLIDGAVRALGPVPAIDEHGARIRAEFAPRARGQ, from the coding sequence ATGAGCCAGAACCTGCCGCTGCGAGGGCTGACCGTGCTCGCCCTGGAGCAGGCCGTCGCCGCGCCCTACTGCACCTCGCGGCTCGCCGATGCCGGGGCCCGGGTCATCAAGATCGAGCGGCCGGAGGGGGATTTCGCCCGCGGCTACGATGCGGCGGTCAATGGGCTGGCGAGCTACTTCGTCTGGCTCAACCGCGGCAAGGAGAGCCTCGTCGCCGACATCAAGGATCCGGCCGACGCCCGCCTGCTGCACGCGATCCTCGCTCAGGCCGACGTGTTCGTGCAGAACCTCGCCCCCGGCGCGGCGGCCCGGGCGGGCTTCGGCTCGGCGGAGCTGCGCGCGCGCTACCCCCGGCTGATCACCGTCGACATCTCCGGCTACGGCGCCGGCAACGCCTACAGCGACATGAAGGCCTACGACCTGCTGGTCCAGGCCGAGAGCGGGCTCACCGGGATCACCGGCCACCCGGCGGGGCCCGGCCGCGTCGGCGTCTCCGTCTGCGACGTCGCCTGCGGGATGGACGCCCACGCCGCGGTCCTCGAGGCGCTGATCGCCCGCGGGATCACCGGGCAGGGCTGCGCCCTGGAGGTCAGCCTGTTCAGCGGCGCCGCCGACTGGATGAACGTGCCGCTGCTCTACTTCGAGGGGACCGGCAAGGCGCCCCAGCGGGTTGGCCTCGCGCACCCGTCGATCTGTCCCTACGGCGCCTTCCCCACGGCCGACGGCAGCCTCGTGCTGATCTCGATCCAGAACGAGCGCGAGTGGGCGAATTTCTGCGCCGGCGTGCTCCGGGAGCCGGAGCTCGCCCGGGCCGAGGGCTTCGCGTCCAACAACGCCCGTGTGGCCAACCGCGCCGCGGTCGACCTGCGCATCGGCGCCGCGCTGGTGCGGCTGACCCGCGACGCGGCCGCCGCCCGGCTGAAGGCGGCGGGCACCGCCTACGGTTTCGTCAACACGCTGGCGGACCTCGCCACGCACCCCGCGCTGATCCGCGCGGAGGTCCGGACGCCTTCGGGGCCGGCCCGGATCGTGGCGCCGCCGGTGCTGATCGACGGCGCGGTCCGCGCCCTCGGACCGGTCCCGGCCATCGACGAGCACGGGGCGCGGATCCGCGCGGAATTCGCGCCCCGGGCTCGAGGACAGTGA
- a CDS encoding SDR family oxidoreductase: MRLDGKIALVTGAGSGFGAGIAQRFAAEGAKVACVDIDGAAAGRVAAALGDNAIAIAADVGLAADVAASVAETRQRFGVPSILVNNAGTTHRNKPLMEVTEEDFDRVFRVNVKSIFHYVREVAPLMRDAGGGAILNVSSTAALRPRPGLTWYNASKGAASLASKSLALELAPWKIRVNALCPVMGATGLLEHFMGVLDTPENRDRFIATIPLGRLSEASDIAAAALFLASDEAAFITGVDLPVDGGRTA, from the coding sequence ATGAGACTGGACGGCAAGATCGCGCTCGTGACGGGGGCCGGCAGCGGCTTCGGGGCCGGGATCGCCCAGCGCTTCGCCGCGGAGGGCGCCAAGGTGGCCTGCGTGGACATCGACGGCGCGGCGGCCGGGCGCGTCGCGGCGGCGCTCGGCGACAACGCCATCGCGATCGCCGCCGATGTCGGGCTGGCCGCTGACGTCGCCGCCAGCGTCGCCGAGACGCGGCAGCGCTTCGGCGTGCCGAGCATTCTCGTCAACAACGCCGGCACCACCCACCGCAACAAGCCGCTGATGGAGGTGACGGAGGAGGATTTCGACCGGGTCTTCCGGGTCAACGTGAAGTCGATCTTCCACTACGTCCGGGAAGTCGCCCCGCTGATGCGCGACGCGGGCGGCGGCGCGATCCTCAACGTCAGCTCGACGGCGGCGCTGCGGCCGCGCCCGGGTCTGACGTGGTACAACGCCTCCAAGGGCGCGGCGAGCCTCGCCTCGAAGTCGCTGGCCCTGGAGCTGGCGCCCTGGAAGATCCGTGTGAACGCCCTCTGCCCGGTCATGGGCGCCACGGGGCTCCTCGAGCACTTCATGGGCGTCCTCGACACGCCCGAGAACCGCGACCGCTTCATCGCCACGATCCCGCTCGGGCGCCTGTCGGAGGCGAGCGACATCGCCGCCGCCGCCCTGTTCCTCGCCTCCGACGAGGCGGCGTTCATCACCGGCGTCGATCTCCCCGTCGACGGCGGCCGCACGGCCTGA
- a CDS encoding GDSL-type esterase/lipase family protein, producing the protein MAEPIVFVGDSITELWGFHRAGTFEAYDLIPRGGSGQTTRWITMRFARDLAETGARGVHLLCGVNDIGRNEGVFVPVEEICRTLAGMLDEARALGVKAWIGSLTPVDGIPWNPEVRDAPAMIAAVNAWLRDHAHEHGATFIDYHAVLVSESGGLRPDYGTDGLHLSPAGYAAIEPLMLRALGRIPDAPSAPALSVNGAPANTARSVRARLIGAAVAAAALLAAIAALVLELR; encoded by the coding sequence ATGGCCGAACCGATCGTCTTCGTGGGCGACTCGATCACGGAGCTCTGGGGCTTCCACCGGGCCGGCACTTTCGAGGCCTACGACCTCATCCCCCGTGGCGGCTCCGGGCAGACGACGCGCTGGATCACCATGCGGTTCGCCCGCGACCTCGCGGAGACCGGCGCCCGGGGCGTGCATCTCCTGTGCGGCGTCAACGATATCGGCCGCAACGAGGGTGTCTTCGTCCCGGTCGAGGAGATCTGCCGCACGCTCGCCGGCATGCTCGACGAGGCCCGCGCCCTGGGCGTGAAGGCCTGGATCGGCTCGCTCACGCCGGTGGACGGCATCCCGTGGAACCCGGAGGTGCGGGACGCCCCCGCCATGATCGCGGCGGTCAACGCGTGGCTCCGTGACCACGCCCACGAGCACGGCGCGACGTTCATCGATTACCACGCCGTGCTGGTGTCCGAGTCCGGCGGGCTCCGGCCGGATTACGGGACGGACGGGCTCCACCTGAGCCCGGCCGGATACGCGGCGATCGAGCCGTTGATGCTCCGGGCGCTGGGGCGCATCCCGGATGCCCCATCCGCCCCTGCCCTGTCGGTGAACGGTGCGCCCGCGAACACGGCCCGGTCCGTCCGCGCGCGCCTCATCGGCGCCGCGGTGGCGGCGGCGGCCCTGTTGGCCGCCATCGCCGCCCTGGTCCTCGAACTCCGCTGA
- a CDS encoding FAS1-like dehydratase domain-containing protein, with amino-acid sequence MTDLSAWIGRARDASDLVTPRLLAEFRATFAPHLAPVADGIAPPALHWCLAPETPTADSLGPDGHAAKGGFLPPVPLPRRMWAGGEIETLSDLRAGDTVTRTETVRDVAFKSGRSGSLCFVTVDHTVSTERGVAIRDRQDIVYREAAGAQTGSGAAPERDGSESYAVIWEVPATPTLLFRYSAMTFNGHRFHYDQPYATRVEGYADLVVHGPMQATLLMNLAATLLGRVPRTFTYRGVAPMTANQVFRICGRVAGTAFEGVTLDAGGQVCMRARADG; translated from the coding sequence ATGACCGATCTCAGCGCCTGGATCGGCCGCGCGCGGGACGCGTCCGACCTCGTCACGCCGCGCCTCCTCGCCGAGTTCCGCGCGACCTTCGCGCCGCACCTGGCGCCGGTCGCCGACGGGATCGCGCCGCCGGCCCTGCACTGGTGCCTCGCGCCCGAGACGCCGACGGCCGACTCCCTCGGGCCCGACGGCCACGCCGCCAAGGGCGGCTTCCTGCCCCCGGTGCCGCTGCCCCGGCGGATGTGGGCGGGGGGCGAGATCGAGACGCTCTCGGACCTGCGCGCGGGGGACACGGTCACGCGCACCGAGACCGTGCGGGACGTCGCCTTCAAGAGCGGGCGGAGCGGGAGCCTGTGCTTCGTCACCGTCGACCACACGGTCTCGACAGAACGGGGCGTCGCGATCCGCGACCGGCAGGATATCGTCTACCGCGAGGCGGCGGGCGCACAGACGGGAAGCGGCGCCGCGCCCGAGCGCGACGGTTCCGAATCCTACGCGGTGATCTGGGAGGTGCCGGCGACGCCGACGCTGCTGTTCCGCTACTCGGCGATGACATTCAACGGCCACCGCTTCCACTACGACCAGCCCTACGCGACGCGGGTGGAAGGCTACGCCGACCTCGTCGTGCACGGCCCGATGCAGGCGACGCTGCTGATGAACCTCGCCGCGACGCTCCTCGGACGCGTGCCGCGGACGTTCACGTATCGCGGCGTCGCGCCGATGACGGCGAACCAGGTGTTTCGGATCTGCGGGCGGGTCGCCGGGACGGCGTTCGAGGGTGTGACCCTCGACGCGGGGGGCCAGGTCTGCATGCGGGCCCGGGCCGACGGGTGA
- a CDS encoding lipase, producing the protein MAHRPPDDSADARRRKFLQSFQNFDANSRFPAPYAQFAGKPLTEASGQGWRYDALGYRNDAHADARPPSETLRVFVVGDSTLIDGQVFADTVPGRLETGLKQAHGPGARVYNFGAVSACLNQMIALITTRLMDLQPDVILVVGGATDIFQPWSFDPRAGVPYNHFANESLYDYFFDPRKSAEDAEDLSYDGLQAMIFNRLENLRALTNWQSDIWEWEGVRQFELALRRLARLAPGIGAPVRFLLQPTVVRKGTLAGAEAGAASGAFLAYLDRQYERFESVLGRLDTADRAFAARNLSRLFEADTRALFTDIVHVTSEGRQVMADRLQAEVVETVGAATAA; encoded by the coding sequence ATGGCCCACCGGCCGCCCGACGACAGCGCGGACGCGCGACGGCGGAAGTTCCTGCAGAGCTTCCAGAATTTCGACGCGAACAGCCGGTTTCCCGCGCCCTACGCGCAGTTCGCCGGGAAGCCGCTGACCGAGGCGTCCGGTCAGGGCTGGCGCTACGACGCCCTCGGGTATCGCAACGACGCGCACGCGGACGCGCGGCCGCCGTCCGAGACGCTGCGGGTCTTCGTCGTCGGCGACAGCACGCTGATCGACGGCCAGGTCTTCGCCGACACCGTGCCCGGACGCCTGGAGACCGGGCTGAAGCAGGCGCACGGGCCCGGCGCGCGGGTCTACAATTTCGGCGCGGTCTCGGCCTGTCTCAACCAGATGATCGCCCTGATCACGACGCGGCTGATGGACCTGCAGCCCGACGTCATCCTGGTCGTCGGCGGCGCGACCGACATCTTCCAGCCTTGGAGCTTCGATCCGCGGGCCGGCGTTCCCTACAATCACTTCGCGAACGAGAGCCTCTACGACTACTTCTTCGACCCGAGGAAATCCGCCGAGGACGCGGAGGACCTGTCGTATGACGGCCTGCAGGCGATGATCTTCAATCGCCTCGAGAACCTGCGCGCGCTCACGAACTGGCAGTCCGACATCTGGGAATGGGAGGGGGTGCGGCAGTTCGAGCTGGCGCTCAGGCGCCTCGCGCGGCTCGCGCCCGGGATCGGCGCGCCGGTCCGGTTCCTCCTGCAGCCGACGGTCGTCCGCAAGGGGACGCTCGCGGGCGCGGAGGCCGGCGCCGCGTCCGGCGCGTTCCTCGCCTATCTCGACCGCCAGTACGAGCGCTTCGAGAGTGTCCTCGGGCGGCTGGACACGGCCGACCGGGCCTTCGCGGCGCGGAACCTGAGCCGGCTGTTCGAGGCCGACACCCGCGCCCTGTTCACCGACATCGTCCACGTGACTTCGGAGGGGCGCCAAGTGATGGCCGACCGTCTCCAGGCGGAGGTGGTCGAGACGGTCGGGGCGGCGACGGCCGCCTGA
- a CDS encoding acyl-CoA dehydrogenase family protein, translated as MEAYTEIREAVAKLCAGFPGPYWRALDREMAYPIEFVNALTESGYLSVLIPEAYGGSGLPLSAAAAILEEVQRAGCNGGACHAQMYTMGTLLRHGSEAQKAEYLPGIAEGRLRLQAFGVTEPTSGTDTGSLKTTARLEGDHYVVNGQKIWTSRAEHSDLMLLLARTTPRAEGMKRTDGLSVLLVDMRAAKGNGLTIRPIRTMMNHATTEVFFDNLRVPAQNLIGEEGKGFRYILSGMNAERILIAAECVGDAKWFIDRARAYAGERTVFGRPIGANQGVQFPIAKAYANMRAAELMVREALTLYEGGANPGAEANMAKMLAADASFEAANACIQTHGGFGFAEEYDVERKFRETRLYQVAPISTNLILAYLSEHVLGLPRSY; from the coding sequence ATGGAAGCCTATACCGAGATCCGCGAGGCGGTCGCCAAGCTCTGCGCCGGCTTCCCGGGACCGTACTGGCGGGCCCTCGACCGGGAGATGGCCTACCCGATTGAATTCGTGAACGCGCTGACCGAGAGCGGCTACCTGTCGGTGCTGATTCCCGAGGCGTACGGCGGCTCCGGCCTGCCGCTCTCGGCGGCCGCCGCGATCCTCGAGGAGGTGCAGCGGGCGGGCTGCAACGGCGGCGCCTGCCACGCCCAGATGTACACGATGGGCACGCTGCTGCGGCACGGCTCGGAGGCGCAGAAGGCCGAGTACCTGCCGGGCATCGCGGAGGGCCGCCTGCGGCTCCAAGCCTTCGGCGTGACCGAGCCGACCTCCGGCACCGATACCGGCAGCCTGAAGACGACGGCCCGCCTGGAGGGCGACCACTACGTCGTCAACGGCCAGAAGATCTGGACCAGCCGCGCCGAGCATTCGGACCTGATGCTGCTCCTCGCCCGCACCACGCCGCGGGCCGAGGGCATGAAGCGCACGGACGGGCTGTCGGTGCTGCTCGTCGACATGCGCGCGGCCAAGGGCAACGGCCTGACGATCCGGCCGATCCGCACGATGATGAACCACGCCACCACGGAGGTGTTCTTCGACAATCTCCGCGTTCCGGCGCAGAACCTCATCGGCGAGGAGGGCAAAGGCTTCCGCTACATCCTGTCCGGCATGAACGCGGAGCGGATCCTGATCGCCGCCGAGTGCGTCGGCGACGCCAAGTGGTTCATCGACAGGGCCCGGGCCTATGCCGGCGAGCGGACCGTCTTCGGCCGGCCGATCGGTGCCAACCAGGGCGTGCAGTTCCCCATCGCGAAGGCCTACGCGAACATGCGCGCGGCCGAGCTGATGGTCCGCGAGGCGCTGACCCTCTACGAGGGCGGGGCCAATCCCGGGGCCGAGGCCAACATGGCCAAGATGCTCGCCGCCGACGCGTCCTTCGAGGCGGCGAACGCCTGCATCCAGACCCACGGCGGCTTCGGATTCGCCGAGGAGTACGACGTGGAGCGCAAGTTCCGCGAGACGCGCCTCTATCAGGTCGCGCCGATCTCCACGAACCTGATCCTCGCCTACCTGTCCGAGCACGTGCTCGGCCTGCCGCGCTCGTACTGA